The Methanosarcina acetivorans C2A genome includes the window CGAATGGAGGCTTAAAATGGATGAGAAAATTGCGCCCCAACTTGAAGAGCTAACCAGGGCGCTTGGAGACCTTGAAAAAACCGGCATCCGGACAGAATTCGATAAACTTCTTGCTTATCGCGTCCCTCCGGAGCTTGCAAAGGAGAGTATCCTCCGAAAGTTTGGGGGAAAAAGAAAAATCCTGAAGGTAAAAGACCTTTCGGCTTCCCTGAAGAATATCGAAATAACCGGCAGGATCCTGGACCTCGGGGAAAAGGCAATCCGCCCTCAGGAAGGGGTTCAGGAAAGTCCTTCCAGGTTGTACACCGGGGTTCTTGCAGATGAAACGGGTTCGGTCATGTTTTCCTCCTGGAAGGAGCTTCCGGGTTCGATCGGAGATGTTCTCAATATCCGGAACGCCTATACCCGCCTCTGGCAGAACCGGATAAGGCTATCCATAGGGGAGCAGTCTCTGGTATCTATAGTTCCCAATTCTTCCATTCCGCCGCTTTCCGAACTTTCCGAAAGCCCCGCAAAAAAATTGATTGATATAGGCGCTGCGGATTTCTCCGTAAGTACCGTTGCCTGCGTACTTCAGCTTTCTCACAGGGAAGTCCTGGTCAGGGGAAAGCAGTCTAAGGTGATTTCCGGCGTGCTTGCAGATGAGACTTCCAGACTGCCTTTCACCGCCTGGGTCGAACTTCCGGGCATCGACATTGGAAGCTTAATCCGGGTCGAAGGAGCCCAGATCCGCATGTTCAGGGGAATGCCTTCGATCAACCTCGTCAGCAGTACCAGAGTCTCTTTGGTCGGGCCTGAAGAAGCCGAAAAACTTGCTTTCACTTTCGAGTCCGCAGCAAAAGAACCTGCCCTCCTGAAAATTGAAGAAATCGCCTCAAGAGACAGCATGTTTGACGTAGCTACTGCAGGCAACGTTGTTTCGGTCAGGCCGGGGTCGGGAATAATTACCCGCTGCCCCGAATGCAGCCGCGTGGTCCAGAAAGGAAACTGCAGGGTGCACGGCAAGGTGGAAGGCATAAGGGACATGCGGATCAAGGCCGTGCTGGACGACGGGACAGGGGCAATGTTCGTTATGTTTCCGAGGGAACTCGCTGAAACCATCTACGGAAAGACCCTTGAGGAAGCTGAACAGCTGATGTTTTCCGATATTTCCAAGGATGCGGTTTACGAAGACCTGAGAAGGTTCCTTACCGGGCGTTATCTTGCAGTGCGCGGGAATGCTTCACAGGGGGAGTATGGGATTTCTTTTGTTGCGGAAAGCTCCTGGGTGCCTGAAGATGACCTTGCTGTCAGGGCAGTTGAGCTGCTACAAAGGCTCGGGCAGGACGAAGAAGATTCCGGCTTCGAAGGAGGAATTAACCTTGCTTAAGAGGGAAGTTGCAAAAAGGGTTTTTGCAAAGGAATTCGAAGCCTGCAGGGAGCTTGAGAAGTCCGCAAGGCAGGCGTCCGAACTCGCGGATTCGAAGTCCCCCAACCTGCTTATCAGCCCTCTGGGGCTTATTCTCAACCGGGTCTTTGTTGTCGGGGTGCTTACCGAACTCGACAGCATAGGCACGCAAAATGAAATGTGGAAAGCCAGGATTGTTGATCCTACAGGCGCTTTTACGGTATACGCAGGGCAATACCAGCCCGATGCATCCATTTTCTTTTCAATGGTCCGGGTCCCTATTTTCATAGCCCTTACCGGAAAAGCCAGAATTTACGAGCCCGAACCAGGTTCGGTTTTTATTTCTATCCGGGCAGAAGAGGCAAATGTTGTGGATGAAGAGATCCGCAATAGATGGGTTGTGGATACCGCAGAACAGAGCGTTGACAGGCTGGAGGCTTTTTCGGAAGCTCTTGAAGTCGGATACCGTGGAGAGGCCCTCAGGGAATACCTGCTTGAGAGGGGAGTTTCCGAAGAGTTTGCGGAGGGGATTTCTATTGCCCTTGAAAGGGAACGCTTCCCCCGGGAGTTTGCAAGACAGCTCAGGGCTTCTATCAGGGAAGGGCTTAAAGCTCTTGATTTTGAAGCCGAAGGCACTGCAGAAGCTGCCGACCAGAAGGAGTTCGTCCTTGAACTGCTCAGGGAAATGGGCGGAAACAAGGGAGTTGATTACGCTGCTTTTGTAGATAGTGCGGTCGCAAAAGGTGTCCCTGAAGAGGTAGTAGAGGAAGTTGTCCGCTCTCTTCTTGCGGGAGGGCAGTGTTACGAGCCCAGGATCGGGATCATAAGGCTTGTGGGTTGACCTTACGGGCAGGACTTAAACGCTCCTGATGAGGAAAAATTTGCCACCAAAAAATGTGACAATGCTTAAGTGTGATTAAGTTATTTGATATCCTTTGTTAAAATTTAGCATCTCACGTTTATAGTATTTATCTGGAGAAATTGACATGAAAGTATTAGTCAGCGACTCACTCTCCAATGAAGGTTTGGAGATCCTAAAAGAGCACTTTACTGTTGACGTTAACACCGGTCTCTCCGAAGATGAGCTGGTGGAAAAGATCGGGGAATACGATGCCCTCGTAATACGCAGCGGCACCCAGGTTACTCAGAGAGTAATCGAGGCTGCTGACAACCTGAAGATTGTCGGAAGAGCGGGAGTCGGAGTCGACAATGTCGATGTGGACGCAGCCACAAAGAAAGGAATTATCGTGGCCAACGCTCCCGAAGGAAACATGATTTCGGCAGCAGAACACACAATTGGCATGATGATGGCGATGTCCAGGAATATCCCTCAGGCCAATGCTTCCCTGAAAGGCAGGGAATGGAAGCGCAACAAGTTCATGGGCGTTGAGGTCAAGGGTAAGACTCTGGGAATTATAGGGCTCGGAAGAATCGGGTCTGAAGTTGCAAAGCGGGCTTCAGGGCTTGAGATGAACCTCATGGGATACGACCCCTTCATCTCCGAGAAGCGGGCTATGGAACTCGGAGTCAAGCTGGCTACGGTTAATGAGATCTCAAAAGAGGCTGACTACATCACTGTGCACACTCCCCTTATCAAGGAGACCCGAAACATCCTCGATGACGAGCAGTTTGACCTCATGAAGTCAGGAGTCAGGATACTCAACTGCGCACGCGGCGGTATTATCAATGAAGCAGCTCTGGTAAGAGCCCTCGAAAGCGGGAAGGTAGGCGGGGCAGCCCTGGACGTATTTGTCGAAGAGCCTCCTTTTGGCAGCCCTCTTCTCAACTTTGACAATGTTATCGTAACTCCTCACCTCGGAGCCTCCACCCAGGAAGCTCAGGTTAATGTTGCAATCGATATCGCCAAAGAAGTTGTTTCCGTCCTTACCGGCGGGCTTGCAAAGAATGCAATCAATATTCCGTCCGTAAAGCCCGAAGCTATGGCAGTCCTTGCCCCGTATATCAGGCTTGCAGAACTCATGGGCAAGATTGCAGGGCAGCTCGTGGACAGCAACTACGAAAAAGTAGAAATCGGGTATAATGGGGAAATCTCAGGAAAAGATACCAGGCCCCTTACGGTTTCCGCCCTCAAAGGCCTGCTTGAGATGGCTCTCGGAGCCGGGGTAAACTATGTCAATGCCCCTGCCCTTGCGAAGTCCAGACAGATCGCAGTTGTGGAAAGCAAGTCCGAATCCGCAGAAGAGTATTCTTCCACTGTCAGCATCAAACTCTCCAGCGGAGAAACCGCAAAGCTGGTTGCAGGAACCGTTGTTGGAGATGAGCCCAAGATTGTTTCCATCGATGAGGACAGGGTAGACATTTTCCCTGCAGGCCGCATGATCTTTGCCAAGCACATTAACAAGCCGAACGTTATCGGACCCTGCTGCATGGTGCTCGGGAAAAACAACATCAACATTTCAGGTATGCAGGTCGGCAGGTCAGAAGTCGGTGGCGTGACCATGATGGTCCTTAATGTGGACACCGATGTCTCCGATGCGATCCTTGATGAGGTCAGGCAGGTCCCAGGCATCCTCAATGCCAAGCTTGTGACCCTCTGATTCAAAAAATCTTCTGCTTCGGCACGGGATTAGAGCTGATTTCTGTGCCGGAGACATTTACTTTTCCAGGAATTCCTTATATATGAAACGCGCTCGGGACGGACTCATATACTGTCCAGTCCTTCCATGTGCAGTTATTTTCCGATTATTTTTCGAGGTTCGTGAATGGAAGAACTTAAACGTGTTGTTTCGGCTCCTTTTAAGAAAAATCTTGTAGCTTCCCTCCCGGAAAAAGACTTTGAGTTTTCCCTTGCCTTTGACCTGAAATGGTTTTCTCCAAAGGTTGCTTCTGAGGTGAAGAGCCGCGCCCTTGAAGCAGGTCTGCTTTCCCTTAAAAACGGTGCCCTTTTTCCCGGTTTTGAGGTTGAAAGTGTCCGGCTTCCTCATGCGTACAAGCCACCGGAGGGTTTTCTCGAACTCAAAGAGAAACCCGGAAAACCGGGAAACTCTTCTGCGGGACGTCAAAAGGAAGACATATCCTTTGAACAGATCCTTGACTTCGTTTCCGCGGACACGGGCCTGAACCGGCAACGGCTTGTTGCCGAAATCAATTCCATGCAGGACCGGCTTTCTTATCTTGTGGACATCCGGATAGTGGCCTTAATTGTTGCAAAGAAGTTCGGATGCGATATAGACGGGGTAATCGGGAAGGTTTCGAAGGCGGTTCTTGGCTCTTCTTATTAACGAAGCTATTCGTTTTTCTGGTGGGGACCGGAAGGTTTGGATGAGAGTGTGCCTGCAGGATAATTTTGTTTGGTGGGTTTCATAAATTGCTATGAACTGTTTCCATAATCGGGGGCGCCGACATCTCCGGCGTAGTTATCTCTACATATGCGCCTGTTCCGGCATTATCCAGCTCTGCCATAATCTTATCCAGGTCGCCGCAGGTGGTAGCCTTCCTTATCACCCAGCCACTACAGCCAAGTGCCTCCGGCAATTTATGATATTGCCATTGTGCCAGGTCATTGTAACAGTAATCTAACTTCCTGGATAGCATCCTTTCTATCAGGTAGCCGTGATTATTCAGCACGAAAATAATAGGTTTCAAGCCATAGCGGTAAAACTGGCTTACCTCCTGAGCAGTCATCTGGTGCGCCCCTTCTCCCGTTATAAGGATTACTCGCCTGTCCGGGGCAGCCAGTGCGGCCCCGAAGGAAGCCGGAGTAGCCCAGCCTATCGCACCCCAGAGCGTC containing:
- a CDS encoding DUF2240 family protein, whose protein sequence is MEELKRVVSAPFKKNLVASLPEKDFEFSLAFDLKWFSPKVASEVKSRALEAGLLSLKNGALFPGFEVESVRLPHAYKPPEGFLELKEKPGKPGNSSAGRQKEDISFEQILDFVSADTGLNRQRLVAEINSMQDRLSYLVDIRIVALIVAKKFGCDIDGVIGKVSKAVLGSSY
- a CDS encoding Single-stranded DNA binding protein, giving the protein MDEKIAPQLEELTRALGDLEKTGIRTEFDKLLAYRVPPELAKESILRKFGGKRKILKVKDLSASLKNIEITGRILDLGEKAIRPQEGVQESPSRLYTGVLADETGSVMFSSWKELPGSIGDVLNIRNAYTRLWQNRIRLSIGEQSLVSIVPNSSIPPLSELSESPAKKLIDIGAADFSVSTVACVLQLSHREVLVRGKQSKVISGVLADETSRLPFTAWVELPGIDIGSLIRVEGAQIRMFRGMPSINLVSSTRVSLVGPEEAEKLAFTFESAAKEPALLKIEEIASRDSMFDVATAGNVVSVRPGSGIITRCPECSRVVQKGNCRVHGKVEGIRDMRIKAVLDDGTGAMFVMFPRELAETIYGKTLEEAEQLMFSDISKDAVYEDLRRFLTGRYLAVRGNASQGEYGISFVAESSWVPEDDLAVRAVELLQRLGQDEEDSGFEGGINLA
- the serA gene encoding phosphoglycerate dehydrogenase: MKVLVSDSLSNEGLEILKEHFTVDVNTGLSEDELVEKIGEYDALVIRSGTQVTQRVIEAADNLKIVGRAGVGVDNVDVDAATKKGIIVANAPEGNMISAAEHTIGMMMAMSRNIPQANASLKGREWKRNKFMGVEVKGKTLGIIGLGRIGSEVAKRASGLEMNLMGYDPFISEKRAMELGVKLATVNEISKEADYITVHTPLIKETRNILDDEQFDLMKSGVRILNCARGGIINEAALVRALESGKVGGAALDVFVEEPPFGSPLLNFDNVIVTPHLGASTQEAQVNVAIDIAKEVVSVLTGGLAKNAINIPSVKPEAMAVLAPYIRLAELMGKIAGQLVDSNYEKVEIGYNGEISGKDTRPLTVSALKGLLEMALGAGVNYVNAPALAKSRQIAVVESKSESAEEYSSTVSIKLSSGETAKLVAGTVVGDEPKIVSIDEDRVDIFPAGRMIFAKHINKPNVIGPCCMVLGKNNINISGMQVGRSEVGGVTMMVLNVDTDVSDAILDEVRQVPGILNAKLVTL
- a CDS encoding RPA family protein; protein product: MLKREVAKRVFAKEFEACRELEKSARQASELADSKSPNLLISPLGLILNRVFVVGVLTELDSIGTQNEMWKARIVDPTGAFTVYAGQYQPDASIFFSMVRVPIFIALTGKARIYEPEPGSVFISIRAEEANVVDEEIRNRWVVDTAEQSVDRLEAFSEALEVGYRGEALREYLLERGVSEEFAEGISIALERERFPREFARQLRASIREGLKALDFEAEGTAEAADQKEFVLELLREMGGNKGVDYAAFVDSAVAKGVPEEVVEEVVRSLLAGGQCYEPRIGIIRLVG